One window of Robiginitalea biformata HTCC2501 genomic DNA carries:
- a CDS encoding DUF5522 domain-containing protein, translated as MKEPELPEDADFYWTPEGYKVFTARYHLKRGYCCESGCRHCPYGYDPRTNTQRGGKGR; from the coding sequence ATGAAGGAACCCGAACTGCCGGAAGACGCAGATTTTTACTGGACCCCCGAAGGGTACAAGGTCTTTACCGCCCGGTACCACCTGAAACGGGGCTATTGTTGTGAAAGCGGTTGCCGCCACTGCCCCTACGGCTACGACCCCCGCACCAATACGCAACGCGGCGGCAAGGGCCGCTGA
- a CDS encoding 1-aminocyclopropane-1-carboxylate deaminase/D-cysteine desulfhydrase has translation MSEAATCEIDLPILRERDVRLWIRREDELFPGLSGNKYRKLKYNIREMQRGGHQTLLTFGGAFSNHIHAVAAAGRQFGFRAIGVIRGDELAVSPLNPTLADARDAGMHLHFVSRRDYARRQSPEYLQELLGQFGPAYLLPEGGTNPAAVRGCAEILGEADAGFDRVCCPVGTGGTLAGLAAAAVPGQQVRGYASLKASGLEASLRDWIPGKHWTLSGEFHFGGYARIDARLVRFINDFRTETGVPLDPVYTGKMLYGILEETRRGQFQPGTRILAIHTGGLQGIRGMNLKLGKKGLPLLQL, from the coding sequence ATGTCGGAGGCAGCCACCTGCGAGATTGACCTTCCCATACTTCGGGAGCGGGACGTCCGGCTTTGGATCCGTCGGGAAGATGAATTATTTCCGGGTCTGTCCGGGAACAAATACCGAAAACTCAAGTACAACATTCGGGAGATGCAACGGGGCGGGCACCAAACCCTGCTCACCTTCGGGGGTGCCTTTTCCAACCATATCCACGCCGTGGCTGCCGCGGGACGGCAGTTCGGGTTTCGGGCCATCGGAGTCATCCGCGGGGACGAGCTGGCGGTTTCCCCCCTGAACCCTACGTTGGCGGATGCCCGGGATGCAGGCATGCATTTGCATTTTGTCTCCCGTCGGGACTATGCCCGGCGACAATCCCCGGAATACCTTCAGGAACTACTGGGGCAATTTGGCCCGGCTTACCTGCTCCCGGAAGGGGGGACAAACCCGGCGGCCGTCCGGGGCTGTGCCGAAATCCTCGGCGAGGCCGATGCCGGATTCGACCGGGTTTGCTGCCCCGTAGGCACCGGGGGTACCCTGGCCGGACTGGCGGCTGCAGCAGTGCCGGGGCAGCAGGTCCGCGGATATGCATCGCTAAAGGCATCCGGCCTGGAAGCCAGCTTGCGGGACTGGATTCCGGGGAAACACTGGACACTGTCCGGGGAGTTTCATTTTGGGGGGTATGCCCGAATCGATGCCCGCCTGGTCCGTTTTATCAATGATTTCCGAACCGAAACCGGGGTGCCCCTGGACCCGGTATATACGGGCAAAATGCTCTACGGCATCCTGGAGGAGACCCGACGGGGGCAGTTTCAACCGGGGACGCGGATCCTCGCCATCCACACCGGGGGGTTGCAGGGAATCCGGGGCATGAACCTGAAATTGGGGAAAAAGGGCTTACCTTTGTTGCAACTATGA
- a CDS encoding glucosaminidase domain-containing protein produces MRRILLFACLAGWLLTGCGSKKRASRANPAPTGQKSVSAPSGDLPEDTGDFVFFEIGSPEEYIRTFAEIAQREMRTYRIPASITLAQGLLESGFGMGELTRKTNNHFGIKCHTGWEGDYATHDDDARGECFRKYNHPMYSFRDHSIFLSSRSRYGSLFTLDPDDYRGWARGLKAAGYATDRRYPQKLIGLIERYNLQRYDAEVLGTMVRRKAPVTVSEGIYNTHRVQAGDTLYAISRRYGMSVDELMKINRLSSSALAIGQLLKVRADSNNK; encoded by the coding sequence ATGAGAAGGATATTGTTGTTTGCATGCCTGGCCGGTTGGCTCCTTACAGGTTGCGGGAGCAAGAAACGGGCCTCGCGGGCCAACCCTGCGCCGACGGGGCAGAAGAGCGTGTCGGCCCCATCCGGAGACTTGCCGGAAGACACCGGGGATTTCGTATTTTTTGAGATCGGATCGCCGGAGGAGTACATCCGGACCTTTGCCGAAATTGCCCAGCGCGAAATGCGGACTTACCGGATCCCGGCGAGCATCACCCTGGCCCAGGGCCTGCTGGAGAGCGGTTTCGGCATGGGGGAGCTCACCCGGAAGACCAACAACCATTTCGGTATCAAATGCCATACGGGCTGGGAGGGCGACTACGCCACCCACGACGATGACGCACGGGGGGAATGCTTCCGGAAATACAACCACCCGATGTACTCCTTCCGCGACCACAGTATTTTCCTTTCGAGCCGGTCCCGTTACGGGTCACTCTTTACCCTGGACCCCGACGATTACCGGGGTTGGGCCAGGGGCCTGAAGGCGGCGGGCTATGCCACGGACCGCCGTTACCCCCAGAAACTCATCGGGTTGATTGAACGGTACAACCTGCAGCGTTACGACGCCGAAGTGCTGGGTACCATGGTCCGCCGGAAGGCGCCGGTTACGGTGTCCGAAGGGATCTACAATACGCACCGGGTGCAGGCGGGGGATACCCTGTACGCCATATCCCGCCGCTACGGCATGTCCGTGGACGAACTCATGAAAATCAACAGGCTCAGCAGCAGCGCCCTGGCAATCGGGCAGTTGTTGAAAGTCCGGGCCGATTCCAACAATAAGTAA
- the hemL gene encoding glutamate-1-semialdehyde 2,1-aminomutase has translation MRYKRSSELFRQASRVLPGGVNSPVRAFKSVGGTPVFVREAAGSRFTDEDGNEYIDFIASWGPLLFGHAFPPVVEAVTRRAQKGTSFGMPTALETEVAELAVSMVPGIEKIRFVNSGTEACMSVIRLARGYTGREKIIKFAGCYHGHADAFLIEAGSGAVTFGSPNSPGVTQGTARDTLLARYNDLESVKGLFEANPGEVAAVILEPVAGNMGCIPPEPGFLEGIRQLCTDSGALLIFDEVMTGFRLAAGGAQEALGISADLVAFGKVIGGGLPVGAFGGPAEIMSHLAPEGPVYQAGTLSGNPLAMGAGLAMLRAIEADPEVFSRLESKTAYLHEGLEHVLQEAGHPYRINRFGSMISVHFSDREVRDFESAATGNNDRFRNYFHGMLNRGVYLPPSAFESYFLNDALTAEDLDLAIDAAAGALKD, from the coding sequence ATGCGATACAAGCGCAGCAGCGAACTGTTCCGGCAGGCCAGCCGGGTATTGCCCGGAGGGGTGAATTCCCCCGTTCGGGCGTTCAAATCCGTAGGGGGCACCCCCGTATTTGTCCGGGAAGCAGCGGGATCCCGTTTTACGGACGAAGATGGCAATGAGTACATCGACTTTATAGCCTCCTGGGGCCCCCTGCTCTTTGGGCACGCTTTTCCACCCGTGGTGGAGGCCGTCACCCGAAGGGCACAAAAGGGCACTTCCTTTGGTATGCCCACGGCCCTGGAAACCGAAGTGGCGGAACTCGCCGTTTCCATGGTACCCGGCATCGAGAAAATCCGGTTTGTCAATAGCGGCACGGAAGCCTGTATGAGTGTGATCCGCCTGGCCAGGGGCTATACCGGACGCGAAAAAATCATCAAGTTTGCCGGGTGCTACCACGGCCATGCCGACGCCTTCCTGATAGAAGCCGGAAGCGGGGCGGTGACTTTTGGCAGCCCGAACAGCCCGGGGGTAACCCAGGGGACAGCGCGGGACACCCTGTTGGCCCGATACAATGACCTGGAAAGCGTAAAGGGGTTGTTTGAGGCGAATCCCGGGGAGGTGGCAGCCGTGATCCTGGAACCCGTGGCCGGGAACATGGGGTGTATCCCGCCCGAGCCGGGATTTCTGGAAGGCATCCGCCAGCTGTGCACCGATTCAGGGGCGCTGCTCATATTTGATGAAGTGATGACGGGGTTCCGGTTGGCAGCCGGCGGAGCCCAGGAAGCCCTGGGTATCTCCGCAGACCTTGTAGCCTTTGGGAAAGTCATCGGTGGCGGGTTGCCGGTAGGCGCCTTCGGAGGCCCTGCCGAAATTATGTCGCACCTGGCCCCGGAAGGCCCGGTGTACCAGGCGGGTACCCTGAGCGGCAACCCGCTCGCCATGGGTGCTGGCCTGGCGATGTTGCGCGCCATTGAGGCAGATCCCGAAGTGTTTAGCCGCCTTGAATCGAAAACCGCCTACCTGCACGAAGGCCTGGAGCACGTCCTGCAGGAAGCCGGACACCCCTACCGGATCAACCGTTTCGGTTCGATGATTTCCGTACACTTTTCGGATCGGGAAGTTCGGGATTTTGAATCGGCGGCTACGGGCAATAACGACCGGTTCCGCAACTATTTCCACGGCATGCTCAACCGGGGCGTTTACCTGCCCCCGAGTGCGTTTGAGAGTTATTTCCTCAATGATGCCCTGACTGCTGAAGACCTGGACCTGGCCATCGATGCAGCCGCCGGTGCCCTGAAAGACTAG
- a CDS encoding SLC13 family permease — protein MNRASQIGLLAGPIVFLLLTSFSGHLISDMGDKVLAVAAWMIIWWITEAVSISVTALLPLLVFPLLGVMDLADVGANYGSPIIFLFFGGFVLALALEKVNLHKRIALSIIHRTGTSPDRVILGFMIATAALSMWISNTASTVVMLPIAMSVIGLLIRDQDGFTPKDRNFALSVMLGIAFSANAGGIATVIGTPPNSVLIGLLENEYNTEISFLKWMTLGLPVSIILISISYWVLVKWMFPCKGLAFGTSKDVIRIELEKLGPASGREKMVLVIFGITVFLWIFRTVINGIFPGLDLTDTAISMFGALALFCVPYNFKKGSFILKWKDTSRLAWGILILFGGGLALARAMSASGLVDLVSAAIAGSEMSVLFTAFLLIALMLFMTELMSNVALVAVLAPVVAGIAIGLDIPILHLLIPVTIASSCAFMLPMATPPNAIVFASGYIRVHQMARAGIILNCISVVLLVLLFQFGIPYFF, from the coding sequence ATGAACCGAGCTTCTCAGATCGGCCTCCTGGCCGGACCCATCGTTTTCCTGCTGCTAACAAGTTTTTCGGGCCACCTGATTTCCGACATGGGCGACAAGGTGCTGGCCGTCGCTGCCTGGATGATTATCTGGTGGATCACCGAAGCCGTTTCCATCTCGGTGACCGCCCTGCTCCCACTGCTCGTTTTCCCCTTGCTCGGGGTAATGGACCTGGCGGACGTGGGGGCCAATTACGGGAGCCCGATCATCTTCCTGTTTTTCGGGGGCTTCGTCCTGGCGCTTGCCCTGGAGAAAGTCAATTTGCACAAACGGATTGCGCTGAGCATCATCCACCGAACGGGAACCAGCCCGGACCGGGTTATCCTCGGGTTTATGATCGCCACTGCCGCCCTGAGTATGTGGATCAGCAATACGGCGAGCACCGTGGTCATGCTCCCGATCGCCATGTCGGTGATTGGCCTGCTGATCCGGGACCAGGACGGGTTTACGCCGAAAGACCGGAACTTTGCCCTGAGTGTCATGCTCGGCATTGCCTTTTCGGCAAATGCAGGCGGGATCGCCACGGTGATCGGCACCCCCCCGAATTCCGTACTGATCGGGCTCCTGGAAAACGAATACAATACGGAAATCTCCTTTCTGAAGTGGATGACCCTGGGCCTTCCGGTCTCCATCATCCTGATTTCCATCTCCTACTGGGTCCTGGTCAAATGGATGTTTCCGTGCAAAGGACTCGCTTTCGGCACCTCAAAAGACGTCATCCGGATTGAACTCGAGAAGCTCGGCCCGGCAAGCGGGCGGGAGAAAATGGTCCTGGTCATCTTCGGGATCACCGTTTTCCTGTGGATTTTCCGCACGGTAATCAACGGGATCTTCCCCGGGCTGGACCTGACCGATACGGCTATCAGCATGTTCGGGGCCCTGGCGCTTTTCTGCGTCCCCTATAATTTTAAGAAGGGCTCTTTTATCCTGAAGTGGAAGGATACCTCCCGCCTGGCCTGGGGCATATTGATCCTGTTCGGAGGGGGATTGGCACTCGCCCGGGCCATGTCTGCCAGCGGCCTGGTAGACCTGGTATCCGCGGCAATTGCCGGCAGTGAAATGAGCGTCCTGTTTACCGCCTTCCTGTTGATTGCCCTGATGCTCTTTATGACCGAGCTGATGAGCAACGTGGCACTGGTAGCCGTACTGGCACCCGTGGTAGCGGGGATTGCGATCGGACTGGACATCCCCATCCTGCACCTGCTCATCCCGGTGACCATTGCGAGCAGCTGCGCATTTATGCTGCCCATGGCCACCCCGCCAAATGCGATCGTATTTGCCAGCGGGTATATCCGCGTGCACCAGATGGCGCGGGCCGGGATCATCCTCAATTGTATTTCCGTCGTGTTGCTCGTACTGCTCTTCCAGTTCGGGATCCCCTACTTTTTCTGA
- the lysS gene encoding lysine--tRNA ligase, with the protein MQLSEQEIIRREKLRQLRELGIDPYPAEKYPVDTLSSSVRENYEEGKHVVMAGRLMSRRIQGKASFAELQDSAGRIQLYFNRDEICEGEDKSAYNDIYKKLLDIGDIIGIEGELFKTQVGEKTVRVKRFTLLSKALRPLPLPKKDAEGKVFDEFNDPEQRYRMRYVDLVVNPNVRETFVKRTKITNSIRRFFNEKGYLEVETPILQPIPGGAAARPFQTHHNALGIPLYLRIANELYLKRLIVGGFDGVYEFAKDFRNEGMDRTHNPEFTVMELYVAYKDYNWMMETTEQLLERVAREANGSTRVSAGGETIDFKAPYPRVPILDAIREHTGIDVDGMDEAALRDAAAGLGIEVDESMGVGKLIDEIFGECCEHHYVQPTFIIDYPKEMSPLTKAHRSKPGLTERFELLVNGKEIANAYSELNDPIDQRERFEEQLKLSEKGDDEAMFIDRDFLRALEFGMPPTSGIGIGIDRLVMLLTDNSSIQEVLFFPQMKPEKKPLELNDEEKAIVNILRPAAEMDLGILKEKAGLSNKKWDKATKSLAKKGLFEVSKTEDGLLARFKA; encoded by the coding sequence ATGCAGCTTTCGGAACAAGAAATCATCCGCCGGGAAAAACTCCGGCAACTTCGCGAACTCGGAATCGACCCTTACCCGGCCGAAAAATACCCTGTGGACACCCTCTCCTCCTCCGTACGGGAGAACTACGAGGAAGGGAAACACGTGGTCATGGCCGGCCGGCTGATGTCCCGCCGCATCCAGGGAAAGGCCTCTTTTGCAGAATTGCAGGACAGCGCCGGACGGATCCAGTTGTACTTCAACCGGGACGAAATCTGTGAAGGGGAGGATAAGTCGGCCTATAACGACATCTATAAAAAACTGCTCGACATCGGCGATATCATCGGGATCGAGGGGGAGCTCTTTAAGACCCAGGTAGGGGAGAAAACGGTCCGGGTAAAGCGGTTTACGCTCCTGAGCAAGGCCCTGCGCCCCCTGCCCCTGCCCAAAAAGGATGCGGAGGGGAAGGTTTTCGACGAGTTCAACGACCCGGAACAGCGTTACCGCATGCGGTACGTGGACCTGGTGGTAAACCCGAACGTCCGGGAGACCTTTGTCAAGCGAACCAAAATCACCAACAGCATCCGCCGCTTCTTTAACGAGAAGGGCTACCTGGAGGTGGAAACGCCCATCCTGCAACCCATCCCGGGGGGTGCGGCGGCAAGGCCCTTCCAGACCCACCACAATGCGCTGGGCATTCCGCTCTACCTGCGTATCGCCAATGAACTCTATCTGAAAAGGCTCATTGTCGGGGGGTTTGACGGGGTATACGAATTTGCCAAGGACTTCCGGAACGAAGGGATGGACCGGACCCACAACCCGGAATTTACCGTCATGGAACTCTACGTGGCCTACAAGGATTACAACTGGATGATGGAGACCACCGAGCAACTCCTGGAACGGGTAGCCCGGGAAGCCAATGGCAGCACCCGGGTCAGCGCCGGGGGGGAAACCATCGACTTCAAGGCGCCCTACCCAAGGGTCCCAATCCTGGATGCCATCAGGGAGCACACGGGGATCGACGTGGACGGCATGGACGAAGCCGCCCTGCGGGACGCGGCGGCCGGCCTGGGGATTGAGGTAGACGAGAGCATGGGCGTGGGCAAGCTGATCGACGAGATCTTCGGCGAATGCTGCGAACACCACTATGTTCAACCCACTTTTATCATCGACTACCCCAAAGAGATGAGCCCGCTTACCAAGGCCCACCGGTCCAAACCCGGGCTTACCGAGCGGTTCGAACTCCTGGTCAACGGGAAGGAGATCGCGAACGCCTACTCCGAGCTGAACGACCCGATCGACCAAAGGGAGCGGTTTGAGGAGCAATTAAAGCTCTCCGAGAAAGGCGACGACGAAGCGATGTTCATCGACCGGGATTTCCTGCGGGCCCTCGAGTTCGGGATGCCCCCGACTTCCGGGATCGGGATCGGGATCGACCGCCTGGTGATGCTGCTCACGGACAACTCCTCCATACAGGAAGTATTGTTCTTCCCCCAGATGAAACCGGAAAAGAAGCCGCTGGAGCTCAACGACGAGGAAAAAGCCATTGTGAATATCCTCCGGCCTGCCGCCGAAATGGATCTCGGCATCCTGAAGGAAAAGGCCGGCCTGAGCAACAAAAAATGGGATAAGGCTACCAAGTCCCTGGCTAAAAAGGGGTTGTTTGAGGTGTCCAAAACGGAAGACGGCCTCCTGGCCCGGTTTAAAGCTTGA
- a CDS encoding YqaE/Pmp3 family membrane protein: MSFLRVLLAIIFPPLSVIGKGCGSFLIVLLLTLCGWVPGVIAALIILNNPN, translated from the coding sequence ATGAGTTTTTTACGCGTATTACTGGCCATTATTTTCCCGCCCTTGTCGGTTATCGGAAAGGGTTGCGGTTCTTTCCTGATTGTGTTACTTTTAACACTATGCGGTTGGGTCCCCGGGGTAATTGCAGCCCTGATCATCCTGAATAACCCGAATTAG
- the lipB gene encoding lipoyl(octanoyl) transferase LipB, translating to MNKKVQVQDLGFRDYKETWEYQESLFRDILDRKIRNRREGNSDATPNHFLFVEHPHVYTLGKSGDKSNLLVSEAVLREKGASFYHINRGGDITYHGPGQIVGYPILDLENFFTDIHKYLRLLEEMVIRTLAGYGLKGVRSEGETGVWLDAGTSRARKICALGVRASRWVTMHGFAFNINTDLAYFDLMIPCGIRDKSVTSLSAELGRHIPTREVKQQLLTHFSELFGAESLPVQPD from the coding sequence ATGAACAAAAAGGTACAGGTACAGGACCTCGGCTTCCGGGACTACAAGGAAACCTGGGAGTATCAGGAGTCCCTGTTCCGGGACATCCTGGACCGGAAAATCCGGAACCGGCGGGAGGGGAATTCCGATGCCACTCCCAACCACTTCCTCTTTGTGGAACACCCCCATGTCTATACCCTGGGGAAAAGCGGGGACAAGTCCAACCTGCTTGTGAGTGAGGCGGTTTTACGGGAAAAAGGCGCCTCCTTCTACCATATCAACCGGGGCGGGGACATCACCTACCACGGGCCCGGACAGATTGTGGGCTACCCGATCCTGGACCTGGAGAATTTCTTCACGGATATCCACAAGTATCTGCGCCTGCTGGAGGAAATGGTGATCCGGACATTGGCCGGGTACGGGCTCAAAGGGGTCCGGTCCGAAGGGGAAACAGGAGTCTGGCTGGATGCCGGTACGTCCCGGGCCCGGAAAATTTGTGCCCTGGGGGTGCGGGCCAGCCGTTGGGTTACCATGCACGGCTTTGCCTTTAATATCAATACGGACCTCGCCTATTTTGACCTGATGATTCCCTGCGGCATCCGCGACAAATCGGTGACTTCCCTCAGCGCCGAACTCGGGCGCCACATACCCACCCGGGAGGTGAAACAGCAATTGCTCACCCATTTTTCGGAACTTTTCGGGGCGGAAAGCCTCCCCGTGCAGCCGGATTGA
- a CDS encoding TapB family protein, whose translation MNLIQKPVQWISTFVLALCLLPAVSTAQECSAYYPLQEGVRMEYTMYNRKDKVEGTQWQEVTEVAETSEGLVAQMNMGFSDNKGKNSYETSYGITCTGTAIRIDYESLLSGQMMEQFGDAEAEITGTDLELPNNLSEGQQLPDANVSMKVKMSGINMNMQVDMTNRKVEKKETVSTPAGEFDCYVIYSETQSKMMMANQTFPQRTWLAEGVGMVKSESYNKNGKLTSRMVLSSISR comes from the coding sequence ATGAACCTTATTCAGAAACCCGTTCAATGGATCTCCACATTCGTCTTGGCCCTCTGCCTTTTGCCCGCCGTTTCCACGGCCCAGGAATGCAGCGCATACTACCCGCTACAGGAGGGCGTGCGGATGGAATACACCATGTACAACCGGAAGGACAAGGTAGAAGGCACCCAATGGCAGGAGGTGACCGAGGTAGCCGAAACCTCCGAGGGCCTGGTGGCCCAGATGAATATGGGTTTCAGCGACAACAAGGGCAAGAATTCCTATGAAACCTCCTACGGCATCACCTGTACGGGGACCGCAATTCGCATCGACTACGAATCCCTGCTTTCCGGCCAGATGATGGAGCAATTCGGAGATGCCGAAGCGGAAATCACCGGCACGGACCTGGAGTTGCCCAACAACCTGTCCGAGGGGCAGCAGCTCCCGGACGCAAATGTCTCCATGAAGGTAAAAATGAGCGGCATCAACATGAATATGCAGGTGGACATGACCAACCGGAAGGTGGAGAAAAAGGAAACCGTCAGCACGCCGGCGGGCGAATTCGATTGCTACGTGATCTACAGTGAAACCCAATCCAAGATGATGATGGCCAACCAAACCTTCCCGCAACGCACCTGGCTGGCGGAGGGCGTGGGCATGGTCAAGTCCGAGAGCTATAACAAAAATGGCAAGCTTACGAGCCGGATGGTCCTGTCTTCGATTTCCCGTTAG
- a CDS encoding OmpA family protein, translating to MKMLTSGIRIFLTAGLFLLYIPDANSQFLKKLGKRAREAAERTVEQRVDEEATKKTDQALDSILEPGSGGPAESPAPPIGGNEPDAGAGSGNTPAAGGGNNPSSNSGTPSAASGPKSLEVYSKFDFVPGDEVLFYDDFGDDFIGDFPARWNTNGGGQVVTFGDDSGKWLELVSGNRTYYVPNLDNLPEDFTLEFDLQASGMDRQTSSTAVLQVLLDDNGGFEKGSDYVLANLPMVQYTPGGIRVQNLINSERTISNTVKLDIRENIQNRPHISIAVNGERFRLYVDENKHIDIPRMIGPGGPLSHVKFQLTGVKSGKEKVFISNVKIAKGGEDLRRKLLAEGSISTNAILFDSGSANLQPRSMGVIRQISQVLQQDGGMSLQIVGHTDSDGDADANVALSQARAEAVKKALVDVYGVDAGRLSTLGKGESEPVSDNNSPAGKAQNRRVEFIRQ from the coding sequence ATGAAAATGCTTACCTCCGGGATTCGGATTTTCCTTACAGCCGGCTTATTCCTGCTGTATATTCCGGATGCCAACAGCCAATTTTTAAAGAAACTGGGCAAACGGGCGCGGGAGGCTGCCGAGCGCACTGTGGAACAGCGCGTGGACGAGGAAGCCACCAAAAAGACGGACCAGGCCCTGGACAGTATTCTCGAACCCGGATCCGGCGGCCCGGCGGAAAGCCCGGCACCCCCGATAGGCGGAAACGAGCCCGATGCCGGCGCCGGCAGCGGAAACACCCCGGCTGCGGGCGGCGGGAACAATCCTTCCTCCAATAGCGGAACCCCTTCTGCCGCATCGGGACCCAAGTCATTGGAGGTATATAGCAAATTCGATTTTGTCCCGGGGGACGAAGTGCTTTTTTACGACGACTTCGGGGACGACTTTATCGGGGATTTCCCGGCCAGGTGGAACACGAACGGGGGCGGCCAGGTGGTTACCTTCGGGGACGACAGCGGCAAATGGCTCGAACTCGTATCGGGTAACCGCACCTACTATGTCCCCAATCTGGACAACCTGCCCGAGGACTTCACCCTGGAATTTGACTTGCAGGCATCCGGCATGGACCGGCAAACATCCTCCACGGCCGTCCTCCAGGTGCTCCTGGACGACAACGGTGGGTTTGAAAAAGGATCGGATTACGTCCTGGCCAACCTGCCGATGGTGCAGTATACCCCCGGGGGTATCCGGGTACAGAACCTGATCAACTCGGAACGGACCATTTCCAATACCGTAAAACTGGATATCCGCGAAAACATCCAGAACCGGCCGCATATTTCCATCGCGGTCAACGGAGAGCGGTTCCGCCTGTATGTTGACGAAAATAAGCATATCGACATTCCCCGGATGATCGGCCCGGGCGGGCCCCTGTCCCATGTGAAATTTCAGCTGACGGGGGTCAAATCCGGCAAGGAGAAAGTATTTATTTCCAACGTGAAGATCGCCAAGGGAGGCGAGGACCTGAGGCGAAAACTGCTCGCCGAGGGATCCATCTCCACAAACGCCATCCTCTTCGATTCCGGCTCGGCCAACCTGCAACCGAGGTCCATGGGCGTCATCCGGCAGATTTCCCAGGTCCTGCAACAGGACGGGGGCATGTCGCTGCAAATCGTGGGGCATACGGATTCGGACGGAGATGCCGACGCGAATGTGGCTTTGTCCCAGGCGCGGGCCGAAGCGGTAAAAAAGGCGCTGGTAGACGTGTACGGCGTAGACGCAGGCCGTCTGAGCACCCTGGGCAAGGGGGAGTCCGAGCCGGTCTCCGACAACAACAGCCCGGCCGGGAAAGCACAGAACCGTCGCGTGGAATTCATCCGGCAATAA
- a CDS encoding ribonuclease HII: MLEAYYSCALEAGTDEAGRGCLAGPVTAAAVILPERFEDPLLNDSKKLSADQRERLAPKILREALATGVAHIPPATIDEINILQASLQAMHRALDQLGMRPEAIAVDGNRFLPYEGIPYQCLVRGDGRYLNIAAASVLAKTARDARMRELHREYPQYGWDRNKGYPTQEHREALRKHGPSPYHRQSFRLLPEQLKFRF; the protein is encoded by the coding sequence ATGCTCGAAGCCTATTACAGTTGCGCCCTGGAAGCCGGCACGGACGAAGCCGGCCGCGGGTGCCTGGCCGGGCCGGTTACGGCAGCCGCTGTGATCTTACCGGAGCGTTTTGAAGACCCGCTCCTGAACGACAGCAAGAAGCTCAGCGCGGACCAGCGGGAACGATTGGCGCCGAAAATCCTCCGGGAGGCCCTGGCAACCGGGGTGGCCCATATCCCCCCCGCCACCATCGACGAAATCAACATCCTGCAGGCATCGCTTCAGGCCATGCACCGGGCCCTGGACCAACTCGGGATGCGCCCGGAAGCCATCGCGGTAGACGGGAACCGCTTCCTTCCCTATGAGGGGATTCCCTACCAGTGCCTGGTCCGGGGGGATGGGCGGTACCTGAACATCGCGGCGGCCTCCGTCCTGGCCAAGACGGCCCGGGATGCCCGCATGCGGGAACTGCACCGGGAATACCCCCAATACGGCTGGGACCGCAACAAAGGGTATCCCACACAGGAACACCGGGAGGCCCTCCGGAAACACGGGCCTTCCCCCTATCACCGGCAAAGCTTCCGGTTGCTGCCGGAGCAATTGAAATTCCGGTTCTAG